The Gossypium hirsutum isolate 1008001.06 chromosome A03, Gossypium_hirsutum_v2.1, whole genome shotgun sequence genome contains the following window.
AATAATGCATATGAATATATGATCTATAAATAAGGCCCCGAACATGATCAGAGATAAATTTACCTCATTACTAGAAGTGATTGAGAAAATCAAGCAATGTCATTTTACCCACTTCTCAGCATCAAAATTTCAGATTAATGGAATATTTTAGCCTGTTAGCCTTTTTAATATGCACTGAAGCAAAACAAAATTTTACATGCAAGTTTGGACCTTGAGAATTACAGGTTAAATGACTTGTCTAGGAATAAACAACTTTATATAAACCAATACAAAGAGTGAGAAATTTTTTCCTTTCAAGTTAGAAAACAGTTCTCAGTAAAGGAATAGGGGGAGCAAACCTGTCTGGAAAAGCAGCAGAGTTAAAAGGGCACATGTGACCGACTTCCTTCAAATTGACATTGCTATAGAGTAATTTCTTGTTACTACTATAAATGACAGTTGGCCTATCTGAAGAGGCAAATACATGGGTGGTATTCTTGGAGGAGAAAGTACGAAGCGTTATGGGTTGAGTCCCAAGAGAAACCTTTTTTCTATCTGTTAATTCACCATTACTCATGTTCACTTGAAAATTCAAGAGATGACCGTCACCAAGGGCGCATAACAAGTAAGAGGTCTGCAAAAGGGACAAACAAACAGAACTTCACGCATAGGTATAGAAAAACAGTAACACAAGAAAGCTAAATGACAAATAGCATGGTTCTACAAGCTCAAAAGTCTTAATGGCAGTGCTCTTAGGGATCAGTTTGAGACAATTAATGTATTCCTTGCAGCCAGGCAAATATCATAAAACTTGGCAATATCGCACATCAAAAGAGATGCAAAATATGTCAACATGATAAGATTCAAGCAGAAGAAGTAGCAAGTAAACTCGTACCCCTTCAAAAGAGCAAAGAAGAACAGATCTAGGAATAATCTCTCCTCCCAATTGCTCCTTTGTGATGAGATTCAGTTCAGGGAGCGAAAATATCCTCACACTTATATCCGTCCACATTCCAACAGCAGCCAGATGACTGTAGTTAGAGTTCTCACCAATTGGATTAATGTCAAGACATGAGATTTCATACTCCAACTGAGCATGTTTGACTTCTGTTAATGTGCCATCACCAATTTCCAAATAAACCAAATGGCCCCCTCCTGTTGCTAGTAAAACCTGTAATACAAACAATTCAAAGACTTACACAAGAAGTACCTTTTACAAGAGGTTTTTGTTAAGGGTATCAAGGCAAGAGAAGACTTACATCAAGCCTAATACTTCCATTGCAAAAACCAGCTCAATAAAGGACAATAATTTATCATTACAAAATCGTTTCCACACCTACATACTAACTAGAAACCCAGTCACAAAATTTTATAAAGAGATTGGAAAAAGGTACCTGGGTAGCATTGGCAGTGGCAACATTGACCGAATACCCAGATGGAGCATGCCATTCATTGCGTAGCTCTCTAGATGTTGAACTCACAAGCCTTACAGAGCTAGACGTAACCTGCCACGGTACACATCAGCTGAAATGAAGGACATATGATATGCATTTGTCAAAAACATGCTGCCTGCTCGTCCTCTAAATCAACTGGACAAATTATATAACCCAGTGATCATCCCATAAAACAGTATTTAAAGAAcagttaaaactaaaataaaagggTAGATTATATAGATGCTAATATAGAACTCAAAAAGAACTCTCACCTGTACAAGCTGATTGTAAACAGCATCATGGCAGAACAAAGTCTGCACTTGAGAATTAAATCCCTCAATCTCTGTTTCTTCCAACTCATCCTCAAGATTCATTGCCAAAATGCGTGTCTCGCTGATAAAACTAACAACCAGAAAGGTGTCAAATGGATCATCCGTTGAGGATCTCAATGACCACATTCCTTTGATACCTTGAAGTTCTACTGATGCCTAACATATGCATAAATATAACATGTGACTTATGTGGATATAAAATGGTAAACTGTGAAGAAATTTCATAACACAAGAGAGACCTGTTCATTAATTCCTATTCCATTCCGAACTACACGAAGAGAACCATCTTTGTAAGCTCCAGAGCAAGTAACAACTTGACCCTGCCCTTGTCTCTCAAGGTCGACCACACAAAAGTCAACAATAGGCCCCAGATTGACAAACCTTTCCAAAACTTCCACATAAGAACCTTTTGCATCAGGTTGTAGATTTAGCTTTATCAGCTGCATTGGTACGATAACAGAATGAAGACACATTATGACATAGTATTATAATGATATCACGCTAAAAAGAATGAGTCAAGCAGCCTTGTCACTAAATATTTAAAAGCAAGTAAACTTCACTTACATCTGAATCATACCAAGCGGGTGCAGCGTAAAAGTAGCCAACATTGCAAAAACATCCTTAGGGCCATTGGAAGTGTTCCTTGATTGAAAGGAACCACTACTGGCATGGATGAGAAAAAATAGAAGAGTAGATTTAAAAGAGAGTGAAGGGTTTTCTCTCTCTATTTTGTTCAGGAGTTTTCTTAAGGGAGGAGCAGAGGACATGTAGTTAAACATGAGTCATAACCCCGTAAATACCTCAAGTTTGTAATTTCCTCAAATACTTGAAATTTTAGAGTAGAGTCTCCATGTAATGATCAACTTGTTATCTCTTCcctcaaaaattattttagtaatatTTCACAATAAGATTATAGTTAAATagcaaataatgaataaattagatTGGTCTGCCATACCTGTGAATCACCATAACTTGAACCAATAAAGACAACTGCGTTATCAAGATAAGATATTGTAGATGCAATAGATGTTTCTCCCAAGAGTTCGATCTTGAGTCCAGTGACCCTGCAAGATGCACATGAATAACATAATCTTCGGAGGGTCCCACTAATGCACACTGCCAAGAACCCAAACCTAGCTTTGATATagctttttaataaaaaattttcctaaTGTTCAACAGTAGGCATTTGAAAAAGAACAACGGAAGTTCACTCACTTCTCTTTCTCATGGGTTATGACAAGCAGGTGAAGAAGGCCAGCATGATCGCCAAGCAAATACCTCGATCCATCAGCATCAACTCTTCCATAGGCTTTTGTAATTGACTAGAAGTACACATGAATATCAGGAAGAAAGTGTCAAATCTACAAGTCCAAACCGCCGAAGATCCTTAGAGAAATGGTAAAAGTTTAACAGTAACTTGATAAGTGACTTACAGGTCTGATTGGAATTGCTTTGAATGCATTGGCACTGCAATAGACAATTGTCTCTTCCCCAACAATAAGGACACCACAGAGAGGTGGGGGTACAGGTATGAGCAAATCGGCTCCATTGTCAAGATTGTTTTGCGCCCATGGTCCCTCAACAAAGTCCTTCTCCTTTAAAGCCACCTCATATGTTTTAACATGGCGCGCATCTTTATTATCCTGTGGGTaagaacacacacaaaaaaaggcAACAAACAACCATATTAGTGCATCTGTTGTTTACACTAAAATACATTACATGAAATAAATGTAAGATAACCATTACCAACAAATACAGCTAGATAAAATGACACTATCCTACTGACTAGAGCTTTCACATGCCAGAAACCAAACCAAATTTTCCCATATGTAAAGTTCAAGCAGCTTTTATGACTATCTCCTTTTTAGGATTTGAGGTTAGGTTAGATTACTCCCATGTATTTGCTCATGGCAATACCGATAAAGTTTAATGTTTTAGCCTAAACATACAAAATACAATCAAGAGATAGAAATACCACAAGTACAGAATAAACGCttgcattagaaagaaaattgAGACCTGGTATAGAACTACAATTGTAGGCTTTGAGCAACCATAAAGAAACTTGATATCCAATACTTGAAGTTCCTCAAGCCTGAAAAAAACTAGCCACTATAAGAATGTAATAACAAGGATGCATTAAAGCAATATCTGATGCTCATTTAATTAAACATGACCTTGTTTTGattagttaaaatatttattgaaaTCGTCAAAAGGGGagatacaaaaaaataataaaatcagatCTATACTAAAACATAGGCCGCAACCAAACCTAATTTGAACTACTTTGATAACTAATCTCTGAGAAAGAGTTCATTGCAACAAATATGAAGCAGTACATaggaaaattaaatttcaagtggTAACAGAGACATGGTTCATTCAGCATCTTTTATTCACGCTTGGTTAGGATCATAACCAATGTCGTCACTCAAAAAGAACAATCTAATGATCAGAATGGCaggaggaaagaaaaagaaaagaatatgaAGAAGAATACCTTATATTAAATGCTTCTTTAAGTTGCCCTTTGTTATCAAAAGGAATAACCTAAGGGAACAACAAAACATGATGTAAAACCATTTCCAGGAATGAGAATGGTACACAGCAAAATATATATGTTTGGAATTTGCTGCATCAAGTGTGCATACCTTAAACAACCCATCATATAGATGAAGCCCAATTAACCTACAATCAGGATCAATTACGCCAATCTGCataaaattgaaagaaagaaaaggaatcaatgacatttttcccaatgtAAAACAAGTTAAAGAACTTCGCATTGTTGAAAAAAGCTTTTACCCACAGAAGAAATCGGTTCAAATGCACAACAATTACCTGTCCATTGTCTGTTGGTCGACCAATACGATCTGAAACATCCCCCATAGCTCTGCAGGCAAGAGCATATGGTCTTAGCTCCAAGAATTTTGCTCAAATAAAATCAGAAACACAACCCATAAATTTGTATAGCCATCATCATGGCCCAAATTGAATCAACAAAAGAACACTTAGACGAGAATGTGAACAAACGAACAAGCACAAAATACAATCCATGCAACAAAAGTATAGGAAACTGTTTTACTCCAACAAGTGGTTCTCATTTTACACAGAGATATTAGTTTAACAAGAATCACATAGGAGGACGGGATAAAGCTTCCCACTGCTTCAAACCTATGTTACTCGGACTCGGGTGTGAGCGTCGAACAGGTATGTACCCAAAACAGGTATGGTTAGTTTTTTTCTAAGCATTTCCATGTATTTGAAGGATCCCTGAAAGTCATATCCCCATATCCTTGTGTCGGACACAAGTACTTCATCAAAAATGGAAAGTCCAGGCAACGTAGCTTCAAACATAATGCAAAGGAGACTTCTCTCTAACTTCATCAAACAGATGTGATGCAGTTTGCAAATGCCAGAAAAAAAGTGAAATTGTGCCGAAACTCAGGGGGGAGTAGCTTGTGAAAATCttacaaaagataataacatctAAGAAGAGGCAGataatactatataaaaatttaaaactcatcAAACTAACAGAAAAcagtaattaaaagaaaatctcAAGGAGGAGAATAGCCTCTAGCAATAAACAGATATTACAGGAGAAAACATCATAAGTGATCACACAAACAAAGTATGCAAGAGTCAAGCCTAACAAGCTGAAGCATGAGCTGCATATGAAAACAGTAAGTAAAAAAAGATATATTTTCATTTAGACCTTGTAATAAGCTCTGATGTCTCGGAATCCCATTGAAGGACACAAAATTTGTATCTTTCTGTTGCAATAAACAGAAAATCCTGTGCTTCACCCTGAACCAAAAATGCATAACATATATTAAATCGCAGGTAATCAAATCGCAGCGAAAAAATGTTAATAgtcataaacatatttttactcaCATGTGGACGGAAAAGTTCAAGAGTCGCAATTCTCCCGTATATTGGCACGTCCAACATAGGCTGTTACGAATGAAATTAATCAATTTCtttaaacagaaaattaaaataa
Protein-coding sequences here:
- the LOC107938502 gene encoding DNA damage-binding protein 1a, whose translation is MSTWNYVVTAHKPTNVTHSCVGNFTSPQELNLIVAKCTRIEIHLLTAQGLQPMLDVPIYGRIATLELFRPHGEAQDFLFIATERYKFCVLQWDSETSELITRAMGDVSDRIGRPTDNGQIGVIDPDCRLIGLHLYDGLFKVIPFDNKGQLKEAFNIRLEELQVLDIKFLYGCSKPTIVVLYQDNKDARHVKTYEVALKEKDFVEGPWAQNNLDNGADLLIPVPPPLCGVLIVGEETIVYCSANAFKAIPIRPSITKAYGRVDADGSRYLLGDHAGLLHLLVITHEKEKVTGLKIELLGETSIASTISYLDNAVVFIGSSYGDSQLIKLNLQPDAKGSYVEVLERFVNLGPIVDFCVVDLERQGQGQVVTCSGAYKDGSLRVVRNGIGINEQASVELQGIKGMWSLRSSTDDPFDTFLVVSFISETRILAMNLEDELEETEIEGFNSQVQTLFCHDAVYNQLVQVTSSSVRLVSSTSRELRNEWHAPSGYSVNVATANATQVLLATGGGHLVYLEIGDGTLTEVKHAQLEYEISCLDINPIGENSNYSHLAAVGMWTDISVRIFSLPELNLITKEQLGGEIIPRSVLLCSFEGTSYLLCALGDGHLLNFQVNMSNGELTDRKKVSLGTQPITLRTFSSKNTTHVFASSDRPTVIYSSNKKLLYSNVNLKEVGHMCPFNSAAFPDSLAIAKEGELTIGTIDDIQKLHIRTIPLGEHARRICHQEQSRTFAICCLKNQSSADESEMHFIRLLDDQTLECISTYPLDTFEYGCSILSCSFSDDTNVYYCVGTAYVLPEENEPTKGRILVFIVEDGKLQLIAEKETKGAIYSLNAFNGKLLAAINQKIQLYKWMLREDGSREIQTECGHHGHILALYVKTRGDFIVVGDLMKSISLLIYKHEEGAIEERARDYNANWMSAVEILDDDTYLGAENNFNLFTVRKNSEGATDEERGRLEVIGEYHLGEFVNRFRHGSLVMRLPDSEVGQIQTVIFGTVNGAIGVIASLPHDQYVFLEKLQSNLRKVIKGVGGLSHEQWRSFNNEKRTAEAKNFLDGDLIESFLDLSRGKMEEVSKGMGVSVEELSKRVEELTRLH